AAGCGGTGCACGGCGACCACGTGCCCCCGGCCGTCGACAAGGACGTTCGTCAGGGCGACGCGCATGGTCCCGGCCGTCTCCTCGCCGAGCCGACGGTACATGTCGATGATCGCGTCCTGGCCCTTGAAGTCCCCGGACAGGGGATGGCTACCGGGCACGTGGTGCGTGGCGTCCGCCGCCATCATTCCGCGCAGGGTGTCCATGTCACCGCGCGAGAAGGCGTCGAAGCCCTTGCGAATGAGGGCCGCGTGCGGGTGCTCAGTCATGATGATCGCCACCTTTCGGTGTGTGGGCGATGTCCGACCGACGGGGCCCATTGTCCTCGGGTTCGAGGTGGTACGCAGGTCAGGAGCAGGTAGCTCGTGCCTCCACCGTTCCCTGCTCCGCCCTCGGCCGCTGCGTCGTGCGGCGCCCCGACCGGCTGTCGGGGAGAACCGGCCAAGGGCACCGAACCCGCCCTGGACGGGAAACCAGGGCAGGTGTCACCGGACGGTTGCCACAGAGCGGGTGTCACAGGGGGCGCCCTGGCACCCGCTGTGGGTTACGCGTGGCCCGGAGGGGCCCATGGCTGGGCGACACCTGCACGCGCCTGCGGCGGTCCGGCGGGTTCACGGGCGCCGGGTGGCCGTCGAGGACGCGACACAGGGCGCCGTGGAGGTGTGCGGGTATTCAGGTGTGCGGTTACGCAGGTGTTCGGCCTCGGCCGGCGAGAGCGACAGCCCGGCATCCGTCGCGCAGCGGGCCGCACGGCTGCGCGCCGGTGCTCTTGGCCCAGCGGGTAGGTCCAGTGGCGGTCCAAGCCTGATCGAGATCGCCGTCGGCGAGCAGGGCGCGGATTCTCAGGACGGCTTCGCCACCGCCACCGCCACCGCCACCGGCACCGGCGCTCCGCCCGGCCGTCGACGCGTTCGTCCGACAAATTCGCTGTCCGGCGGGTGGAGCGCCGTGGTACACAACCGCCGTGCAAAACATCTTGGAGTTCCCCGAGGTCCTGCGGCTGATCGAAGACCGCTCGGCCGCGTTCCGCGCCGCGATCGCGTCCGCCCCCGACCTTGACGTCCAGGTCCCGAGCTGCCCGGACTGGACGCTGCGCGAACTGGCGCAGCACCTCGGCGACGGCCGCCGCCGTCAGGCCGCCATCGTCGCTGCGGGCCCGGGCGCTGAGCCCCCGGCGAGGACGGACCCGAAGGGCGCCCCGACCGCGCCCCGCGACCACGAAGCCCTGGACGCCTGGCTCGCCGAGTCGACCGAGCTCATGCTCGACGCGATGCGGGAGGCCGGCCCGGACCGGGGCTGCTGGACCTGGTGGGGCCGCTCGCAGGCCCCGCAGACCAGCGGAGCCGTGGCCCGGCACCAGATCCAGGAGCTCGCCGTCCACACCTACGACGTCCAGCTCACCCAGGGCGCCGCACAGCCGCTGCCGACGGACGTCGCGGTCGAGGGCGTCGACGAGTTCCTGACGACCGTCTCGGCGACGACCGTCCCCTGGCCGTTCAAGCCGGCAACCATCGACCTGCACGCGACGGAGGGCCGCTCCTGGCGCCTGACCCTCGACGCCGGCGGCGTCCGC
The DNA window shown above is from Streptomyces sp. NBC_01451 and carries:
- a CDS encoding nuclear transport factor 2 family protein, with translation MTEHPHAALIRKGFDAFSRGDMDTLRGMMAADATHHVPGSHPLSGDFKGQDAIIDMYRRLGEETAGTMRVALTNVLVDGRGHVVAVHRFTAERQGRRIDEPGAIVFRIVGDKITDLDECVEDIDRSNEFWA
- a CDS encoding maleylpyruvate isomerase N-terminal domain-containing protein, which produces MQNILEFPEVLRLIEDRSAAFRAAIASAPDLDVQVPSCPDWTLRELAQHLGDGRRRQAAIVAAGPGAEPPARTDPKGAPTAPRDHEALDAWLAESTELMLDAMREAGPDRGCWTWWGRSQAPQTSGAVARHQIQELAVHTYDVQLTQGAAQPLPTDVAVEGVDEFLTTVSATTVPWPFKPATIDLHATEGRSWRLTLDAGGVRCDDLAADAEPGDMAIRGAASELILYFYARTPLDGLETTGDTEPMEQLADWDPNA